From one Treponema denticola genomic stretch:
- the cbiT gene encoding precorrin-6Y C5,15-methyltransferase (decarboxylating) subunit CbiT, which translates to MKNIKDSEFIRGEVPMTKFNIRSLSIAHLQIKKGDKFLDIGGGTGSVSIEAALQGAEVSTVEFDKTAYALIKENAKKFGVKINLILGKAPEALLSAEYKDLQFDKCFIGGSGGELKNIFDYLEGHLKKGGIICANFILIKNLNEFLELLPKYGYTEIEADLIQTASMGRAGLFKGENPIYIVRACKS; encoded by the coding sequence ATGAAAAATATTAAAGATTCCGAATTTATCAGAGGCGAAGTGCCGATGACCAAGTTCAACATACGAAGCCTGTCTATCGCTCATCTTCAAATAAAAAAAGGAGATAAGTTTTTGGATATCGGCGGAGGCACGGGTTCCGTTTCAATTGAGGCTGCCTTACAGGGAGCAGAAGTTTCAACAGTTGAATTCGATAAAACGGCTTACGCACTCATAAAAGAAAACGCAAAAAAATTCGGAGTTAAAATAAATCTTATTTTAGGGAAAGCACCCGAAGCTCTTTTATCGGCCGAATATAAGGACTTACAGTTTGATAAGTGTTTTATAGGCGGAAGCGGCGGCGAGTTAAAAAATATTTTTGACTATCTGGAAGGCCACTTAAAAAAAGGAGGAATAATTTGTGCTAATTTTATTCTTATAAAAAATTTAAACGAATTTTTAGAACTCCTCCCAAAATACGGATATACAGAAATTGAGGCCGATCTTATTCAAACCGCCTCAATGGGAAGGGCAGGTCTTTTTAAGGGAGAAAATCCTATCTATATTGTAAGGGCTTGTAAAAGCTAA
- a CDS encoding Rpn family recombination-promoting nuclease/putative transposase codes for MSKNKRNYKDSVFVDLFSEDEKAKENFLSLYNALHNTALKDTEQLKNIRLDQVLYMTFYNDVSYLVDNKIIVLAEHQSTINPNMPLRCLEYVSRLYETLFESKEKYSRKLLKIPTPEFYVFYNGEEPFPCDKTLKLSDAFIEQNEQPNLELSVKVININRQNRHPILEKCKTMQEYSIFVETVRKWKEIDTQNGFEKAVEECISNDILREYLKRKTKEVLNMLLAEYDYETDIAVQRAEEREIAFAEGAYQNKLETAAAFKRLGVDIAKIAQGTGLSREEIENL; via the coding sequence ATGAGTAAAAATAAACGCAACTATAAAGATTCTGTCTTTGTTGACCTTTTCAGTGAAGATGAAAAAGCAAAAGAAAATTTTTTATCGCTTTACAATGCTTTGCATAATACTGCACTTAAAGACACAGAACAGCTAAAAAATATTAGACTTGATCAGGTTCTTTATATGACGTTTTATAATGATGTTTCTTACCTTGTAGATAATAAAATCATAGTTCTTGCAGAACATCAGTCAACTATTAACCCAAATATGCCTTTACGTTGTCTTGAATATGTCAGCCGATTATATGAAACTCTTTTTGAATCAAAAGAAAAATATAGCCGTAAACTATTAAAAATTCCGACACCGGAATTTTATGTATTTTACAATGGCGAAGAACCATTTCCTTGTGATAAAACTCTTAAACTCTCAGATGCTTTTATAGAACAAAACGAGCAACCTAATCTTGAATTGAGCGTTAAAGTAATAAACATAAACAGACAAAACCGTCATCCTATATTGGAAAAATGCAAAACAATGCAGGAATACAGTATATTTGTGGAAACGGTAAGGAAATGGAAAGAAATAGATACTCAAAACGGTTTTGAAAAAGCCGTTGAAGAATGTATATCAAACGACATTTTGCGTGAATATCTAAAACGCAAGACTAAGGAGGTATTAAATATGTTATTAGCCGAATATGATTATGAAACAGATATAGCAGTACAACGAGCTGAGGAGAGAGAAATAGCATTTGCTGAGGGTGCTTACCAAAATAAACTTGAAACGGCAGCGGCTTTTAAGCGATTAGGAGTTGACATTGCTAAAATAGCCCAAGGAACAGGCTTAAGCCGTGAAGAAATTGAAAATCTTTAA
- a CDS encoding TlpA family protein disulfide reductase: MKKLHFYVLTAIFAGILFASCTKNETQGNAEAEKPLTAKEVATASESKILSASENRLTFSTKDLDGNTVTSEIFENYDVTLVNIWGTFCGPCKTELPHLEAAYKAYADKKVNVIGLTADLPEGDAETLALAKEIWKDAGCTFKALVTVDSFLPIYEQVAGFPTSFMVNKKGQLIPGTLHLGSLSKEGFEKLFDKALKAVASK; this comes from the coding sequence ATGAAGAAGTTACATTTTTATGTACTGACTGCAATCTTTGCGGGTATTTTATTTGCTTCGTGCACAAAAAACGAAACACAGGGCAATGCAGAAGCAGAAAAACCTTTAACTGCAAAAGAAGTTGCAACAGCATCGGAATCAAAAATTTTAAGCGCTAGTGAAAACCGTCTTACGTTTTCAACAAAGGATCTTGACGGAAATACGGTTACCAGCGAAATTTTTGAAAACTACGATGTTACATTGGTAAATATTTGGGGAACATTTTGCGGCCCTTGCAAAACCGAATTACCTCATTTGGAGGCCGCTTATAAAGCTTATGCCGATAAAAAAGTAAACGTTATTGGCCTTACAGCCGACCTTCCTGAAGGCGATGCCGAAACTCTGGCATTAGCCAAAGAAATATGGAAAGATGCAGGATGCACCTTTAAGGCACTTGTAACTGTTGACAGCTTTCTGCCCATATACGAACAGGTTGCAGGTTTTCCTACAAGCTTTATGGTAAACAAAAAGGGACAACTTATCCCCGGTACACTTCACCTTGGAAGTTTAAGTAAGGAAGGCTTTGAAAAACTTTTTGATAAGGCCCTAAAAGCTGTAGCCTCAAAGTAA
- the cbiE gene encoding precorrin-6y C5,15-methyltransferase (decarboxylating) subunit CbiE, with protein MPLTVAGAGPGNIELLTQEAIRAIKDADIVAGFERIASDVKPIRNDVKTLKGISEILDLPIETKKVLVLASGDPCFFGITEFIKNKNIKIEKVITGISSMQYFMAKIQKQWQTLPFYSFHGRETDFTEMHSKDSFFILTDKTNNPDIISARLKEEGFKGRLFVGYNLSYPDESIEEYTIGDKIIVKSFLNTVLVQNEKY; from the coding sequence ATGCCTTTAACGGTCGCCGGAGCAGGGCCCGGAAATATAGAACTTTTAACCCAAGAGGCTATACGAGCAATCAAGGATGCGGATATAGTTGCAGGCTTTGAGCGTATAGCTTCCGATGTCAAACCGATAAGGAATGACGTAAAAACTCTAAAGGGAATCTCCGAAATTCTTGATCTACCTATAGAGACAAAAAAGGTTTTAGTCCTTGCCTCAGGCGACCCCTGTTTTTTCGGAATTACCGAATTCATCAAAAATAAAAACATAAAAATAGAAAAAGTAATAACCGGCATATCTTCAATGCAATATTTTATGGCCAAAATTCAAAAACAGTGGCAGACCCTGCCCTTTTATTCCTTTCACGGAAGAGAAACAGACTTTACGGAAATGCACAGCAAGGATAGCTTTTTTATTCTTACCGATAAGACAAACAATCCCGACATAATTTCGGCAAGACTAAAAGAAGAAGGCTTTAAAGGAAGACTTTTTGTAGGCTATAATCTTTCATATCCGGATGAATCGATTGAAGAATATACCATAGGCGATAAAATTATAGTAAAATCTTTTTTAAATACGGTATTGGTTCAAAATGAAAAATATTAA